A part of Patescibacteria group bacterium genomic DNA contains:
- the ruvA gene encoding Holliday junction branch migration protein RuvA: MISCLQGKVIFKGEKFIILDVRGVGYKVFLSQKTLSKIPQNKESLKVFCHLILRQNALDLCGFPNLGELKFFEMLLSIPGIGPKAALEISSLGPLEKLKEKILAQDEKIFEEISLIGKKKARSIILELSGKIKEISKKRIKKTDEVEEALVNLGFPRQRVKEVISRIPKDIQDTEQKIKKALKILGRR; encoded by the coding sequence ATGATCTCTTGTCTTCAAGGAAAAGTTATATTTAAAGGAGAAAAATTTATAATTTTAGATGTAAGAGGTGTTGGTTATAAGGTTTTTTTATCTCAAAAGACTCTTTCAAAAATACCACAAAACAAAGAATCCCTCAAGGTTTTTTGTCACCTCATTCTTAGACAGAACGCTTTAGATTTGTGTGGATTCCCAAACCTAGGAGAACTAAAGTTTTTTGAGATGCTTTTGAGTATTCCTGGGATAGGGCCAAAAGCCGCTTTGGAGATTTCCTCTCTTGGCCCCTTGGAAAAATTAAAGGAAAAAATTTTAGCTCAAGACGAAAAAATATTTGAAGAAATCTCCCTAATCGGAAAGAAAAAAGCCCGATCAATAATTTTGGAACTTTCTGGGAAAATAAAAGAAATTTCAAAGAAAAGAATTAAAAAAACCGATGAAGTTGAAGAGGCTTTAGTAAACCTAGGTTTTCCTCGTCAGAGAGTAAAAGAGGTAATTTCTAGAATTCCAAAAGATATTCAGGATACCGAACAAAAAATCAAAAAAGCCTTGAAGATCTTGGGCCGGAGATAA
- the uvrB gene encoding excinuclease ABC subunit UvrB: MKFKLYSKFKPTGDQPQAIEGLVKNLKVGIKNQVLLGVTGSGKTFTLANVIESVQKPTLVISHNKVLAAQLYQEFKEFFPKNAVHYFVSYYDYYQPEAYLPQTDTYIEKDAKINKEIDRLRHAATQDLLTRPDIVIIASVSCIYNIGSPETYQKVSLEIKPGKKIRRKVFLSYLTDLQYQRNDIDFRPGTFRVRGEIIEIYLVTGKEILRVEFFGDGIEKVSISPASLTPNYKLLTTSYRLYPAHFWVTPQEKLNIAIENIKLELQERLKELKKEKKLIEAQRLEQRTNYDLEMLREAGFCHGIENYSRHLEFRKPGQAPYTLIDYFSAEGPAVSGRVEGGLESAKATTNKSRNFLIFVDESHMTLPQLHAMANQDRVRKETLIEYGFRLPSAIDNRPLTFKEFEEKTGQIIYISATPAKEERKKASKKYVVEQLIRPTGLLEPSVELRSAKNQVEDLVKEIKARVKKKQRVLALTLTKRLAEALSDYLAEEGISTQWLHAEVKTLERPQILKDLRKGKYDVLVGINLLREGLDLPEVALVAILDADKEGFLRSETTLIQTMGRAARHIEGHVILYADKITKSMAAAIKEVERRRKIQRKYNKKQGIIPRSIIKEIRGWPFVSKEKEISSEFWAIKDVKLLEKEMKEAAKNLDFERAAEIRDLIKKLKSNKNKLYANY; the protein is encoded by the coding sequence ATGAAGTTTAAACTCTACTCAAAATTTAAACCAACTGGTGATCAACCTCAGGCAATTGAGGGGTTAGTTAAGAATTTAAAAGTTGGAATTAAAAATCAAGTTTTATTAGGGGTAACGGGGTCGGGAAAAACATTTACTTTAGCTAATGTAATTGAAAGTGTCCAGAAACCAACCCTGGTGATATCCCATAATAAGGTTTTGGCTGCCCAACTTTATCAAGAATTTAAAGAATTTTTTCCAAAAAATGCTGTTCATTACTTTGTCTCTTATTATGACTACTATCAACCAGAGGCTTACCTTCCTCAAACCGACACCTATATTGAAAAGGATGCCAAAATTAATAAAGAGATTGATAGATTAAGGCATGCCGCCACTCAAGATCTCCTGACAAGGCCTGATATTGTTATTATTGCCTCGGTTTCTTGCATTTACAACATTGGTTCGCCAGAAACCTATCAGAAAGTTTCTCTTGAAATTAAACCAGGAAAAAAAATTAGAAGAAAAGTTTTTCTTTCTTATTTAACTGATTTACAATATCAAAGAAATGATATCGATTTTCGGCCAGGGACTTTTCGAGTTAGAGGAGAGATTATTGAAATTTATTTAGTTACTGGAAAAGAAATTTTGAGAGTTGAATTTTTTGGCGATGGGATTGAAAAAGTTTCAATCTCTCCAGCTTCATTAACTCCAAACTATAAACTTCTAACCACTAGTTATCGTTTATATCCAGCCCATTTCTGGGTGACTCCTCAAGAGAAATTAAATATTGCTATTGAGAATATAAAATTGGAACTACAAGAAAGATTAAAGGAATTAAAAAAAGAAAAAAAACTAATAGAAGCTCAAAGATTAGAACAGAGAACAAATTATGACTTGGAAATGCTAAGAGAAGCGGGCTTCTGTCATGGAATTGAAAATTATTCAAGACATTTAGAATTTAGAAAACCAGGCCAAGCCCCTTATACTTTAATTGATTATTTTTCCGCCGAGGGGCCCGCGGTAAGCGGGAGGGTGGAGGGGGGGTTGGAGTCCGCCAAGGCTACAACGAACAAATCAAGAAATTTCTTAATTTTTGTTGACGAATCTCATATGACCTTACCTCAACTCCATGCCATGGCTAATCAAGATCGAGTTAGAAAAGAAACTTTGATTGAATATGGATTTAGGCTTCCTTCAGCAATAGATAATAGGCCCCTAACCTTCAAAGAATTTGAAGAAAAAACCGGTCAGATAATCTATATTTCAGCCACTCCAGCCAAAGAGGAAAGGAAGAAGGCTAGTAAAAAATATGTTGTTGAACAATTAATTCGGCCTACTGGCCTTTTGGAACCTTCAGTTGAACTTCGATCGGCAAAAAATCAGGTTGAGGATTTAGTCAAGGAAATTAAGGCAAGGGTAAAGAAAAAACAAAGAGTCCTTGCTCTAACTCTAACCAAGAGGTTGGCTGAAGCCTTGTCTGATTATTTGGCCGAAGAAGGAATTTCCACTCAGTGGTTACATGCTGAAGTTAAAACCTTGGAGAGACCGCAAATCCTCAAAGACTTAAGAAAAGGAAAATATGATGTCTTAGTTGGAATTAATCTCTTAAGGGAAGGGTTGGACTTACCAGAAGTTGCACTGGTCGCAATTTTAGATGCTGATAAAGAAGGATTTTTAAGGTCAGAAACCACTTTGATTCAAACCATGGGAAGGGCAGCTAGGCATATTGAAGGCCATGTTATTTTATACGCAGATAAAATTACAAAATCAATGGCGGCTGCCATAAAAGAGGTAGAGAGAAGAAGAAAAATTCAAAGGAAATATAATAAAAAGCAGGGAATAATCCCCAGGTCAATTATAAAAGAAATTAGGGGTTGGCCGTTTGTTTCAAAAGAAAAAGAAATATCCTCTGAATTTTGGGCAATCAAAGACGTTAAACTCCTTGAAAAAGAGATGAAGGAAGCGGCCAAGAATTTGGATTTTGAAAGAGCGGCTGAAATTAGAGACTTGATTAAAAAATTAAAAAGTAATAAAAATAAATTGTATGCCAATTACTAA
- the rpsT gene encoding 30S ribosomal protein S20, with protein sequence MPITKSVKKALRQSLKKRSRNIQRKQKIKSLIKEVKKLVSQKKIKEAKKLLPQVYKSLDKAAKVGMIKKNAVARKKSRITQLINKTSKLP encoded by the coding sequence ATGCCAATTACTAAATCGGTAAAAAAAGCCTTAAGACAAAGTTTAAAGAAAAGGTCAAGAAATATTCAAAGGAAACAAAAAATAAAAAGCCTCATTAAAGAGGTCAAAAAATTAGTTTCTCAAAAGAAAATAAAAGAGGCAAAAAAACTCCTACCTCAGGTTTATAAATCTTTAGATAAGGCAGCGAAAGTAGGAATGATTAAAAAGAATGCTGTAGCCAGAAAGAAGTCAAGAATTACCCAATTGATTAATAAAACCTCTAAACTTCCATAA
- the holA gene encoding DNA polymerase III subunit delta, giving the protein MILFLYGLDTYRSRQKLNGIIERYKKIHKSGLSFKIFDFKKDSYEKFKDEIRSVSMFKEKKLLIFKNAFLNLKFSERFLKESKLFLNSAEIILFYEEKGIDKKNPLFNFLKKYGKCQEFKLLTGQKLKKWIKKEIENYGTKIEPLALERLINFVGNNLWQLANEIKKLINFRGRKKIETKDVELLVKPKIETDIFKTIDALASRNKKKALNLIHKHLKKGDSPLYLLSMINFQFRNLILIKSCQLEKKFEINYISTISKRLGVHPFVVRKSYFLARKFKIEELKKIYRKIFQVDLKIKTGRLDPQTALDLLIMEV; this is encoded by the coding sequence ATGATTTTATTTCTTTACGGCCTCGATACCTATCGGTCGCGTCAAAAACTAAATGGAATCATTGAGCGCTATAAAAAAATTCACAAAAGTGGACTTAGTTTTAAAATTTTCGATTTCAAAAAAGATAGTTATGAAAAATTTAAAGATGAGATTCGATCAGTTTCAATGTTTAAAGAAAAAAAACTGCTAATTTTTAAAAATGCTTTTTTAAATTTAAAATTTTCTGAAAGATTTCTCAAAGAAAGTAAGCTTTTTTTAAACTCAGCTGAAATAATTTTATTTTATGAAGAAAAAGGAATTGATAAGAAAAACCCTCTGTTTAATTTTCTAAAAAAATATGGAAAATGCCAGGAATTTAAATTACTGACTGGGCAAAAATTAAAAAAATGGATTAAAAAGGAAATCGAAAATTACGGGACTAAGATAGAACCTCTGGCCTTGGAGAGATTAATAAATTTTGTTGGCAATAACCTTTGGCAGTTAGCTAATGAGATTAAAAAATTGATAAATTTTAGAGGTAGAAAAAAAATTGAGACAAAAGATGTTGAACTTTTAGTTAAACCAAAGATTGAAACAGATATTTTTAAAACTATCGATGCTCTAGCCTCAAGAAATAAAAAAAAGGCTTTAAATTTAATTCATAAACATTTAAAAAAGGGTGATTCCCCTTTATATCTTCTTTCAATGATTAATTTTCAGTTTCGGAATTTAATTTTAATAAAATCTTGCCAATTAGAAAAAAAATTTGAGATAAATTACATCTCAACAATTAGTAAGCGTTTAGGGGTTCATCCTTTTGTTGTCAGAAAAAGCTATTTTTTGGCCAGAAAATTTAAAATAGAAGAATTAAAAAAAATCTACCGAAAAATTTTTCAGGTAGATTTAAAAATTAAGACGGGAAGGCTTGATCCTCAAACAGCCCTTGACCTGTTAATTATGGAAGTTTAG
- the mutM gene encoding DNA-formamidopyrimidine glycosylase, producing MPELPEVEITVRDLQKKILGRKIEYIWTDFEKQVKKPKNFKDFKREIKGKKIQKAWRRGKNIIFDLSDGKSLLIHQKLTGHLLLGKWKFKHGKWLPPPGPLSEKINTYIHLLFTFDNSQMLALSDLRKFAKVELWDTKELKNSENLKNLGPEPLERSFNLEKFKETLSGKKGKIKQVLMDQKTIVGIGNIYSDEILWTAKIHPFREIKSLNDIELKKIYKAMRKIPKRAIELKGTSISDFRTISGQKGYYEKERKVYRREGEKCFRCGKKIKRVKLAGRSAHFCPKCQKL from the coding sequence ATGCCAGAATTACCAGAAGTAGAAATTACGGTGAGAGATTTACAGAAAAAAATACTCGGTCGAAAGATCGAATACATATGGACAGACTTCGAAAAACAAGTTAAAAAACCTAAAAATTTTAAGGATTTTAAAAGAGAAATTAAAGGTAAAAAAATTCAAAAAGCCTGGCGAAGAGGTAAAAATATCATTTTTGATTTATCTGACGGAAAAAGCTTATTAATTCATCAAAAACTAACTGGTCATTTACTTTTGGGGAAATGGAAGTTTAAACACGGGAAATGGCTTCCTCCGCCCGGACCCCTTTCAGAAAAAATTAATACCTACATTCATTTGTTATTTACTTTTGACAATAGCCAGATGCTAGCCCTTTCTGATCTAAGAAAATTTGCCAAGGTTGAATTATGGGATACTAAAGAATTAAAAAACTCAGAGAATCTAAAAAATTTAGGGCCTGAACCCTTAGAGAGAAGTTTTAACTTGGAGAAATTTAAGGAAACCCTAAGCGGAAAAAAGGGAAAGATTAAACAGGTTCTAATGGATCAAAAAACTATTGTTGGCATAGGCAATATTTATTCTGATGAAATATTATGGACAGCTAAAATTCATCCTTTTCGGGAAATAAAAAGTTTGAATGATATAGAACTTAAAAAAATCTATAAGGCTATGAGGAAAATTCCGAAAAGAGCTATTGAATTAAAAGGGACTTCAATTTCTGATTTCAGAACGATTTCAGGTCAAAAAGGATATTACGAAAAAGAAAGAAAAGTTTATCGCCGGGAAGGTGAGAAATGCTTTCGTTGTGGTAAAAAAATAAAAAGGGTAAAATTAGCTGGCAGATCAGCTCACTTTTGCCCAAAATGTCAGAAGTTATAA
- a CDS encoding response regulator has translation MPKNILIIEDDKFLRELIAQKLVKEGYKTFEAVDGEEGIKKIKAEKPDLILLDLILPGIDGFEVLSRMKEEPTLVQIPVIILSNLGQKDDIERGLKLGAVDYLIKAHFTPGEIIDKIKNALK, from the coding sequence ATGCCAAAAAATATTCTCATTATTGAGGATGATAAGTTTTTGAGAGAGTTAATTGCTCAAAAACTCGTAAAAGAAGGCTATAAGACTTTTGAAGCAGTTGATGGAGAGGAAGGAATAAAAAAGATTAAAGCCGAGAAACCAGATCTAATTTTGCTTGACCTTATCTTACCAGGAATAGATGGTTTTGAGGTTCTCTCCCGGATGAAAGAAGAGCCAACCCTAGTCCAAATTCCGGTAATTATTCTCTCTAATCTTGGTCAAAAAGATGATATCGAAAGAGGGCTAAAACTGGGGGCAGTGGATTATTTAATTAAGGCCCACTTCACCCCAGGAGAAATTATTGATAAGATAAAAAACGCCCTCAAATAA